In a single window of the Pseudogemmatithrix spongiicola genome:
- a CDS encoding AMP-binding protein — MQDYPWFRHYDDGVPRTIRNYPPGTLLDAIDEALRERPHAPAFLYKGRAVSWQELSDASNAFALGLAKLGVMRGDRVACLLPNCPQSFIGELATWKLGATYVPLNPIYTEDELVGPLEGTGATVVLTLSAFYERVKAVQRRVPGVKHVVATNIKEWFPPLLKFIFTLLLEKKTGHRATLRENDQWLPALLERYKGEIPADPRPGVDDDALLLMSGGTTGTPKAVRIHHGALVQTGTQVNAWLGSVLPKWEGVYCLPLPMFHSYGACGVQSVCFLGHNPIALVPNPRDINDLVKTIETTRPAVFCGVPSLYNALLNHKRVQAGKVDFRSMKACVSGAAPMMLETMKRFQDVTGARILEGYAMTESALAATVSPLKGPQKPGSVGTPLPDVVMMIVDADDPTKVMPTKEVGEILIKGPQIMRGYWNNASESKEMLKKGPDGETWLFTADLGYFDEDGYLFIVDRKKDLIKMRGMQVWPREIEEVIAAHPAVQEVGVRGFPDPAQGEVAVAFVVRRAGQAVTAQEIRQWCKERMAPFKVPARVVFKTELPKSMIGKILRRFLSEDEPEPAKA; from the coding sequence ATGCAAGACTATCCGTGGTTCCGGCACTACGACGACGGCGTCCCCAGGACGATCAGGAACTATCCCCCGGGTACGCTGCTCGATGCCATTGACGAAGCCCTGCGCGAACGCCCCCACGCACCCGCCTTCCTATATAAAGGAAGGGCCGTGAGCTGGCAGGAGCTCAGCGACGCCTCCAATGCCTTCGCCCTCGGCCTCGCCAAGCTGGGCGTGATGCGCGGCGACCGCGTGGCCTGCCTGCTCCCCAACTGCCCGCAGTCCTTCATCGGCGAACTCGCCACCTGGAAACTCGGCGCCACCTACGTGCCGCTGAACCCGATCTACACCGAAGACGAGCTCGTCGGCCCGCTCGAAGGTACCGGCGCGACCGTCGTCCTCACGCTCAGCGCCTTCTATGAACGCGTGAAGGCCGTGCAGCGCCGCGTCCCCGGCGTGAAGCACGTGGTGGCGACGAACATCAAGGAATGGTTCCCGCCGCTGCTCAAGTTCATCTTCACGCTGCTACTGGAGAAGAAGACGGGCCATCGCGCCACGTTGCGCGAGAACGATCAGTGGCTGCCGGCGCTGCTCGAGCGGTACAAGGGCGAGATTCCCGCCGACCCGCGCCCCGGCGTGGATGACGATGCCCTGCTCCTCATGAGCGGAGGTACCACGGGCACGCCGAAGGCCGTGCGCATCCACCATGGCGCGCTCGTCCAAACAGGAACGCAAGTGAACGCCTGGCTCGGCAGCGTGCTGCCCAAGTGGGAAGGCGTCTACTGCCTGCCGCTGCCGATGTTCCACTCCTACGGTGCCTGCGGCGTGCAATCCGTCTGCTTCCTCGGCCACAACCCGATCGCACTGGTGCCGAACCCGCGCGACATCAACGATCTCGTCAAGACGATCGAGACCACGCGTCCCGCGGTGTTCTGCGGTGTGCCCTCGCTTTACAACGCGCTGCTCAACCACAAGCGCGTGCAGGCGGGCAAGGTGGACTTCCGCTCGATGAAGGCCTGCGTCTCCGGCGCAGCGCCGATGATGCTCGAGACGATGAAGCGCTTCCAGGACGTGACCGGCGCACGCATCCTCGAGGGCTACGCCATGACGGAGAGCGCACTCGCCGCCACGGTCTCCCCGCTCAAGGGCCCGCAGAAGCCCGGATCGGTCGGCACGCCGCTGCCCGACGTGGTGATGATGATCGTCGACGCCGACGATCCGACGAAGGTCATGCCGACCAAGGAAGTCGGTGAGATCCTCATCAAGGGCCCGCAGATCATGCGCGGCTACTGGAACAACGCGTCGGAGTCGAAGGAGATGCTCAAGAAGGGCCCGGACGGCGAGACCTGGCTCTTCACCGCTGACTTGGGCTACTTCGACGAAGACGGCTACCTGTTCATCGTCGATCGCAAGAAGGACCTCATCAAGATGCGCGGCATGCAGGTGTGGCCGCGCGAGATCGAAGAAGTGATCGCCGCGCATCCGGCCGTGCAGGAAGTCGGCGTCCGCGGCTTCCCCGACCCCGCGCAGGGCGAGGTCGCGGTCGCATTCGTCGTGCGGCGCGCCGGCCAGGCCGTGACCGCGCAGGAGATTCGCCAGTGGTGCAAGGAGCGC
- a CDS encoding M20/M25/M40 family metallo-hydrolase, with protein sequence MHKTRIRHSPLFGILFLVPLALGAQDVRLRNTEPAVQRALAQAQQLQGWTLEQQVSICEIPAPPFKEQARAEEFRRRLVALGYPEARIDAIGNVIASVGRGRGPRVMIAGHLDTVFPEGTDVKTTRTGDRIAGPGIGDDCRGLAVVLTVAKILKESNVVPEGTLYLVGNVGEEGPGNLRGVRHIFTESMRGQIDFFISVDGSGGAGIVSRAVGSHRYTISFEGPGGHSYGAFGMTNPMHAMGRAIARIADLQVPAGARTTFNVGIVRGGTSVNTITPLAQMDVDMRSESQANLEEMDRRIRAAVDTAVKEELARWPNSRAPITVKYDTIGIRPTGGQGDDAYIVRTAIAAAKLLDDGLMWTPRTEASSTDANLPISLGVPAITINGGGRGGGAHGTAEYYQETPDSYKGAQFALLIVTALAGVSR encoded by the coding sequence ATGCACAAGACCCGCATTCGCCACAGCCCTCTGTTCGGCATCCTGTTCTTGGTCCCGCTGGCGCTTGGCGCCCAGGACGTCCGCCTCCGCAACACCGAGCCTGCCGTGCAGCGCGCCTTGGCGCAGGCGCAGCAGCTGCAGGGCTGGACGCTCGAGCAGCAGGTGAGCATCTGCGAGATTCCCGCGCCGCCGTTCAAGGAGCAGGCGCGGGCGGAGGAGTTCCGTCGGCGACTGGTGGCGTTGGGTTATCCTGAGGCGCGCATCGACGCAATCGGCAACGTGATCGCGAGCGTCGGCCGCGGTCGTGGCCCGCGCGTGATGATTGCAGGGCACTTGGATACCGTGTTCCCCGAGGGCACGGACGTGAAGACCACGCGCACGGGTGATCGCATCGCTGGCCCTGGCATCGGCGACGATTGCCGCGGGCTCGCGGTCGTGCTCACGGTGGCGAAGATCCTGAAGGAATCGAACGTCGTGCCCGAGGGCACGCTGTACCTCGTGGGCAACGTCGGCGAGGAAGGCCCCGGCAACCTGCGTGGCGTGCGGCACATCTTCACCGAGTCGATGCGCGGGCAGATCGATTTCTTCATCTCCGTGGACGGCAGCGGTGGCGCCGGCATCGTCTCGCGGGCGGTGGGGTCACATCGCTACACGATTTCGTTCGAGGGGCCGGGCGGCCACAGCTATGGTGCGTTCGGCATGACGAATCCCATGCACGCGATGGGCCGTGCGATCGCGCGTATTGCCGATCTCCAGGTGCCCGCCGGTGCCAGGACCACGTTCAATGTGGGCATCGTGCGCGGCGGCACCAGCGTGAACACCATCACGCCGTTGGCGCAGATGGATGTGGACATGCGCAGCGAATCCCAAGCGAATCTCGAGGAGATGGACCGTCGCATTCGCGCGGCGGTGGACACCGCGGTGAAGGAAGAGCTGGCGCGCTGGCCCAACTCGCGCGCGCCGATCACCGTGAAGTACGACACCATCGGCATCCGCCCCACGGGCGGTCAGGGTGACGACGCGTACATCGTGCGCACCGCAATCGCCGCCGCCAAGCTCTTGGACGACGGCCTCATGTGGACGCCGCGCACCGAGGCGTCGAGCACCGATGCCAACCTGCCCATTTCGCTTGGCGTTCCCGCGATTACCATCAATGGAGGCGGGCGTGGCGGCGGTGCGCATGGCACCGCCGAGTACTACCAGGAGACGCCGGACAGCTATAAGGGCGCGCAGTTCGCGCTGTTAATCGTTACCGCGCTCGCGGGCGTGAGCCGCTAA
- a CDS encoding DinB family protein, giving the protein MFVAPSRAGNLRALWRAPHCVSLTCATACIVLTAPVLSFAQTASDPITGAWSGRLGRSAVPSYPVSLSLKLDGTSVSGTVSTADGNGEVSIGAYDTASSTLHLEVRRVGESSASLVFDGVVVHGLATGRVLSAQGTGTFVLTLDGTSLSAPQANLATISRDVLRSAVEELMSNITRAAAIVPAQRFRWRPVGTVRSVAELLGHIVDASLYFCGRATGHSVQWTDANAQVSLDKQVLIAKLNDVAAQCNAAAGSGTLEMLVANYGHASLHYGNLVTYLRLLGHVPPAGR; this is encoded by the coding sequence ATGTTCGTCGCACCGTCGCGTGCAGGCAACCTTCGCGCCCTCTGGCGCGCGCCGCACTGCGTCTCGTTGACATGCGCCACTGCGTGCATCGTCCTCACCGCGCCAGTGCTCAGCTTCGCGCAAACAGCGAGCGACCCGATCACCGGGGCTTGGTCCGGTCGCCTTGGCCGCTCCGCCGTTCCAAGTTATCCCGTCAGTCTCAGCCTGAAACTCGATGGGACGTCCGTTAGCGGGACCGTATCAACCGCTGACGGGAACGGAGAGGTTAGCATCGGCGCCTACGACACCGCGTCGAGCACGCTACATCTCGAAGTTCGGCGCGTCGGCGAGTCGTCTGCGTCGCTCGTCTTCGACGGTGTTGTCGTGCACGGCCTTGCGACCGGTCGCGTCTTGAGCGCGCAGGGCACCGGGACGTTCGTGCTCACACTCGATGGAACGTCACTGAGCGCGCCGCAAGCGAACCTCGCGACCATCAGCCGAGATGTGCTTCGGTCTGCAGTCGAAGAACTCATGAGCAACATCACCAGAGCCGCCGCGATCGTGCCGGCACAGCGATTCCGTTGGCGACCAGTCGGCACCGTGCGGTCGGTGGCTGAGCTACTGGGTCACATCGTCGACGCCTCCCTCTACTTCTGCGGACGCGCCACGGGGCACTCGGTGCAGTGGACGGATGCGAATGCACAAGTCTCTTTGGACAAGCAGGTGCTGATCGCGAAGCTGAATGACGTTGCCGCGCAGTGCAACGCCGCCGCAGGATCGGGCACCCTGGAAATGCTCGTCGCGAACTATGGCCACGCGAGTTTGCACTACGGCAACCTCGTCACGTATCTCAGACTCTTGGGACATGTCCCTCCCGCGGGTCGCTAA
- a CDS encoding BrnA antitoxin family protein, with protein sequence MSKPAKKLKAVPKFRSDVEAGAFWMSHDAAEYLDLSKAQPVRFAKLRPSTATISLRLPQAMLEELRVLANEKDVPYQSLLKVYLAERIAQERKPARQRRRASV encoded by the coding sequence ATGTCGAAGCCCGCTAAGAAGCTCAAGGCCGTCCCCAAGTTCCGCTCCGACGTGGAGGCAGGCGCGTTCTGGATGTCTCACGACGCGGCCGAGTACCTCGACCTGAGCAAGGCGCAGCCCGTGCGCTTCGCCAAGCTGCGCCCGTCGACCGCGACGATCTCGCTGCGGCTCCCGCAGGCGATGCTCGAGGAGCTGCGCGTGCTCGCGAACGAGAAGGATGTGCCGTACCAGAGCCTCCTCAAGGTTTATCTCGCCGAGCGCATCGCGCAGGAACGGAAGCCGGCTCGCCAACGTCGGCGCGCGAGCGTATAA
- a CDS encoding ankyrin repeat domain-containing protein: protein MRPDLVQLRRQAKELLRAIRGGAADAVLELRQHHPSPPAPADAQLAHAQLVIARSYGAPSWMRLVQAVQLADAIWRDDLPAVRTIVTGNPALIREDVLFRPDSNWGPPMTYAANLGRDAIVRLLFALGARDLESAAGRAALQGKSETVRLLYGLAGSPSFESLSLAGPAYTLSVEGTATLLALGARLYGPNGLDTNAVEHLLGTDSRDPLAKHRILELWIQHGFDPPDSPIMALHRGRVDLLEAHLSRDPALVTRTFDKSDIFPLAPACGREPYTAQGTPLHGTTLLHIAAYFDELAVAEWLLDRGMDPDARSAVDPDGFGGYTALFSTLVSQRNFWVNHGKGQPDEARFTKLLLSRGADPNVRASLKARREDGHGGGPLREYHDVTALGWGEQYSDRRFVSGESLRIVRAHGGHI from the coding sequence GTGCGTCCAGATCTGGTGCAGCTGAGGCGCCAGGCAAAGGAGCTGTTGCGCGCTATCCGCGGCGGTGCAGCCGACGCCGTCCTGGAACTGCGCCAGCACCATCCCTCGCCTCCGGCTCCGGCGGATGCTCAACTCGCGCATGCGCAACTCGTGATCGCGCGCAGTTACGGCGCACCCAGTTGGATGCGACTCGTCCAGGCGGTGCAACTCGCCGATGCCATCTGGCGAGATGATCTTCCGGCCGTTCGTACAATCGTCACGGGCAATCCGGCGCTTATTCGCGAGGACGTCCTCTTCCGACCCGACAGCAATTGGGGGCCTCCGATGACCTACGCCGCCAACCTCGGACGCGACGCCATTGTTCGCCTGCTCTTCGCGCTCGGCGCCCGGGATCTCGAATCCGCCGCAGGGCGTGCTGCGCTCCAGGGAAAGTCCGAGACGGTGCGTTTGCTCTATGGCCTCGCGGGAAGTCCGTCGTTCGAATCGTTGTCGCTCGCCGGTCCCGCGTACACCCTCAGCGTGGAGGGAACGGCAACCCTCCTGGCTCTTGGCGCCCGTCTGTATGGCCCCAATGGCTTGGATACCAATGCCGTCGAGCACCTCCTCGGCACCGACAGCCGCGATCCCCTGGCGAAGCACCGCATTCTCGAACTGTGGATCCAGCACGGCTTCGATCCACCAGATTCGCCCATCATGGCGCTTCATCGCGGGCGCGTCGACCTCCTCGAGGCGCATCTCTCACGCGATCCGGCACTCGTTACAAGAACGTTCGACAAGTCCGACATATTTCCACTCGCCCCGGCATGCGGCCGGGAACCGTATACCGCACAAGGGACACCGCTACACGGGACGACGCTCCTGCACATTGCCGCGTATTTCGACGAACTCGCCGTCGCTGAGTGGTTGCTCGATCGCGGGATGGATCCCGATGCGCGTTCGGCTGTCGACCCCGACGGATTCGGAGGATACACAGCGTTGTTCTCTACACTCGTCTCTCAACGAAACTTCTGGGTCAACCATGGCAAGGGTCAGCCGGACGAAGCACGATTCACCAAACTCCTCCTCAGTCGCGGTGCCGACCCGAACGTGCGGGCGTCCTTGAAGGCCCGCCGCGAAGATGGGCATGGAGGCGGACCACTTCGCGAGTACCACGACGTCACGGCACTGGGGTGGGGCGAGCAGTACAGCGACAGGAGGTTCGTTAGTGGGGAGTCGCTGCGAATAGTACGAGCTCACGGCGGCCACATTTAG
- a CDS encoding addiction module protein: protein MVRSPDTLERELLHLPKADRARLAQVLLASLHAEEAAASPAEVEAAWEAEIARRVDELRSGTVAGIPAEQVFAEVLDR, encoded by the coding sequence ATGGTGCGCTCCCCCGATACCCTAGAACGCGAACTCCTGCACCTGCCGAAGGCCGACCGTGCGCGGCTGGCACAGGTGCTGCTCGCGAGCCTCCACGCGGAAGAGGCCGCGGCCTCGCCTGCCGAGGTCGAGGCCGCTTGGGAAGCAGAGATCGCGCGCCGCGTGGACGAGTTGCGCAGCGGGACCGTGGCCGGCATCCCCGCGGAGCAAGTATTCGCGGAAGTACTCGACCGATAA
- a CDS encoding pyridoxamine 5'-phosphate oxidase family protein, with translation MRSLAMPVVLAAAIAVACSSAPDARSDSSAAVPEAELSLALDTAVFLDSADALIARQQSVGLATVDEDGRPRVRTVGAFRLARPATARDRFTVFVLTRTNTRKVEQLARNPAVTLYFDEDERTSYATVMGHAIIHRDPQLPRLQEFLDSATIRFFWPDYPRDFVMLEITPDWLEFMGPGLWNDPNNWRPRAVVLR, from the coding sequence ATGAGATCTCTTGCAATGCCCGTCGTGCTTGCTGCTGCAATCGCCGTGGCGTGCTCGAGTGCACCTGATGCTCGCAGCGATAGCAGTGCGGCGGTGCCCGAGGCGGAGCTGAGTCTCGCCCTCGACACTGCCGTGTTCTTGGACAGCGCCGATGCGCTCATCGCACGACAGCAATCCGTCGGCCTCGCCACCGTTGACGAGGATGGTCGCCCGCGCGTGCGGACGGTCGGGGCCTTCCGTCTCGCGCGCCCCGCCACCGCGCGCGACCGCTTCACGGTGTTCGTCCTGACCCGCACCAATACGCGCAAGGTCGAACAGTTGGCGCGTAACCCCGCCGTCACGCTGTACTTCGACGAAGACGAGCGGACGAGCTATGCGACCGTGATGGGCCACGCCATCATCCATCGGGATCCGCAGCTGCCGCGCCTCCAGGAGTTCCTCGACTCGGCGACCATTCGCTTCTTCTGGCCCGACTATCCGCGGGACTTCGTCATGCTCGAGATCACGCCCGACTGGTTGGAGTTCATGGGGCCGGGGCTCTGGAACGATCCGAACAATTGGCGCCCCCGCGCCGTCGTCCTCCGGTAA
- a CDS encoding IS481 family transposase — MNIHKNARLTVAGRLAVATAVLGGQDPAAVARGAACSVRTVWKWVARFRTGGAAALADRSSRPHRLTQLPRPQRRAILRGRTRRRWSSTRIAQETGIPLSTVIHFLRRHGLQRLPRLEPPRAVRRYEMRAPGELLHVDTKKLGRIGRVGHRIHGDRRTRVRGIGWEAVHVAVDAYSRVAYAEVLPDERAATTAAFLARAIAWYAALGVRVRAVLTDNGSCYRSHAVRTLLRCDGITHKRTMPYTPRTNGKVERLIQTLLREWAYARPYPSSRVRTEWLARYLRTYNEARGHSALNYLPPMLHLAAAL; from the coding sequence GTGAACATCCACAAGAATGCACGTCTGACCGTCGCGGGGCGACTCGCCGTCGCGACCGCCGTTCTGGGCGGGCAGGATCCCGCCGCCGTCGCCCGGGGCGCGGCCTGTTCCGTCCGCACCGTCTGGAAGTGGGTCGCCCGCTTCCGCACCGGCGGCGCGGCGGCGCTCGCGGACCGCTCGTCGCGCCCGCATCGCCTCACCCAGCTCCCGCGGCCGCAGCGCCGCGCGATCCTTCGGGGCCGCACCCGGCGGCGCTGGAGCTCGACGCGCATCGCCCAGGAGACGGGCATCCCGCTCTCAACGGTGATCCACTTCCTGCGCCGCCACGGCCTGCAGCGGCTCCCTCGGCTCGAGCCGCCGCGCGCGGTGCGCCGCTACGAGATGCGGGCACCGGGCGAGCTGCTGCACGTCGACACGAAGAAGCTCGGGCGCATCGGCCGCGTGGGGCACCGCATCCACGGCGACCGCCGGACCCGCGTGCGCGGGATCGGCTGGGAGGCGGTGCACGTCGCGGTGGACGCCTACTCGCGCGTGGCCTACGCCGAGGTCCTGCCCGATGAGCGCGCGGCGACCACGGCGGCCTTCCTCGCACGGGCGATCGCGTGGTACGCGGCGCTCGGCGTGCGGGTGCGCGCCGTGCTCACCGACAACGGGAGCTGCTATCGCAGCCACGCGGTGCGCACGCTCCTCCGCTGCGACGGCATCACGCACAAGCGCACCATGCCCTACACGCCGCGCACGAACGGCAAGGTCGAGCGGCTGATCCAGACGCTCCTGCGGGAATGGGCGTACGCGCGCCCCTACCCCTCCTCGCGGGTGCGCACGGAGTGGCTCGCGCGCTACCTGCGGACGTACAATGAGGCGCGCGGACACTCAGCCCTCAACTACCTCCCCCCCATGCTGCATCTCGCTGCGGCCCTGTGA
- a CDS encoding helix-turn-helix domain-containing protein yields MKTKIRRTTGNVFADLGFAAEDAEHLKVRADLMVALTKLLDARGLSQAEAAKLLGVSQPRISDLVCGKIDKFSVDTLISMLAAAGAHVSVSVRRGRAIA; encoded by the coding sequence ATGAAGACCAAGATCCGCCGGACCACCGGCAACGTATTCGCGGACCTCGGGTTCGCCGCCGAGGACGCGGAGCACCTCAAGGTGCGCGCCGACCTCATGGTCGCGCTCACCAAGCTCCTCGACGCGCGCGGCCTCTCGCAGGCCGAGGCGGCCAAGCTGCTCGGCGTCTCGCAGCCGCGCATCAGCGACCTCGTGTGCGGAAAGATCGACAAGTTCAGCGTCGACACGCTCATCAGCATGCTCGCGGCGGCCGGCGCCCACGTGTCCGTCAGTGTCCGCCGCGGACGGGCAATCGCGTAA
- a CDS encoding DUF7684 family protein: protein MLTHHPAARSTFPAYSTIATSLDALVEELRPPSPRFVLFVAADVSAQSDAALAAWAGRALDRGVAYACCWGPGCGRLETAFDLAAIDRETEVTRNDGVSVVVTTAHERDSLREAAWFALNAAYPAGVFEEGTDAIVLAVVGMPAEHRELVEYLESGAPIYRRGITTLAADERS, encoded by the coding sequence ATGCTGACGCATCATCCCGCAGCTCGAAGCACATTCCCGGCCTATAGCACGATCGCGACCAGCCTCGACGCGCTGGTCGAGGAACTGCGTCCGCCCTCCCCTCGCTTCGTCCTCTTCGTCGCGGCGGATGTGTCGGCGCAGTCTGATGCGGCGCTTGCGGCCTGGGCTGGGCGCGCGCTCGATCGTGGCGTCGCCTATGCTTGCTGCTGGGGACCGGGTTGTGGTCGCCTCGAAACCGCGTTTGACCTCGCGGCCATCGACCGCGAGACGGAGGTCACGCGCAACGATGGCGTGAGTGTGGTCGTGACTACGGCGCACGAGCGCGACTCGCTCCGCGAAGCCGCCTGGTTCGCCCTTAACGCCGCGTACCCTGCGGGCGTCTTCGAGGAAGGCACCGATGCGATCGTTCTCGCGGTCGTCGGGATGCCAGCGGAGCATCGCGAACTCGTCGAGTATCTCGAAAGCGGCGCGCCAATCTATAGACGCGGTATAACGACGCTTGCTGCCGACGAGCGCAGCTAG
- a CDS encoding RES family NAD+ phosphorylase yields MTVFTSLDDYRRFAHSLRSERRFVHAKHVRSFLDAVAASVTPRVEILVRNTRFWRAQIGSIPGEVVIDASGDTATVDFPLKPERMMPLPTRARENRANPHGIPALYVASHRDTAIAEIGARKHSIVTVASLLATRDLSIVNATLETDHNLWLGNEEPEGEVLERMVWGQIDYAFMRPVTRADDAADYAPTQVLAELFRQLGYDGVAYASSYGEGHNVALFDLESARVEAAQVSRVTDMKLTVNHEYGESYRIPHVDSQ; encoded by the coding sequence GTGACCGTATTCACTTCGCTTGATGACTATCGGCGGTTTGCACATTCGCTTCGCAGCGAGCGCAGGTTTGTACACGCGAAGCATGTGCGTTCGTTCCTTGATGCTGTGGCCGCATCGGTCACCCCGCGCGTCGAGATACTAGTTCGCAACACAAGGTTCTGGAGAGCGCAGATCGGCTCTATCCCCGGCGAGGTCGTGATCGACGCGTCTGGAGACACCGCTACGGTTGATTTTCCATTGAAGCCAGAGCGCATGATGCCCCTGCCCACGCGTGCGCGAGAGAATCGAGCCAATCCCCATGGCATTCCGGCCCTGTACGTAGCATCTCATCGAGACACGGCTATTGCAGAGATTGGCGCGCGCAAGCATAGCATCGTCACCGTCGCAAGCCTACTTGCAACACGAGACCTAAGCATCGTCAACGCCACCCTTGAAACCGATCACAATCTTTGGCTTGGCAACGAGGAGCCCGAAGGTGAAGTCCTCGAACGCATGGTGTGGGGTCAGATTGATTATGCGTTCATGCGCCCGGTGACTCGCGCCGACGACGCTGCCGACTACGCTCCCACGCAGGTGCTTGCCGAGCTGTTCCGTCAACTCGGCTACGATGGAGTCGCGTACGCGAGCTCATACGGCGAGGGCCATAACGTTGCGCTCTTCGACTTAGAGTCTGCGCGCGTAGAGGCCGCACAGGTCTCTCGCGTGACTGATATGAAACTGACCGTGAATCACGAGTACGGCGAGTCGTACAGGATTCCCCACGTCGATTCGCAGTAG
- a CDS encoding DUF411 domain-containing protein: MSVDRREFLQASAVVALGMFGVAGVRALGAQQGLPAMTIYKSASCGCCKLWVDHAKGAGFSVREVNTDDLSSVKREMGIPPRLASCHTVVVGSYVVEGHVPADDVKRLLRERPNGVRGLAVPGMPIGSPGMEQGPPSQYERYQVMAFTAAGATSVFATHGPPAR, translated from the coding sequence ATGAGCGTTGATCGTCGGGAGTTCCTGCAGGCGAGTGCTGTCGTTGCACTGGGTATGTTTGGCGTTGCCGGCGTACGCGCGCTCGGCGCGCAGCAGGGCCTGCCTGCGATGACCATCTATAAGAGTGCCAGCTGCGGCTGCTGCAAGCTGTGGGTGGATCATGCGAAGGGCGCCGGCTTCAGTGTGCGCGAGGTCAACACCGACGATCTCAGTAGCGTGAAGCGCGAGATGGGCATTCCGCCGCGTTTAGCCAGCTGCCACACTGTGGTGGTCGGCAGTTATGTCGTCGAGGGACATGTGCCCGCGGATGATGTGAAGCGATTGCTGCGCGAGCGTCCGAACGGTGTCCGGGGATTGGCGGTACCGGGGATGCCGATTGGCAGTCCGGGCATGGAGCAGGGACCTCCGAGCCAGTATGAGCGGTATCAGGTGATGGCGTTTACGGCTGCGGGCGCGACCAGCGTCTTCGCCACGCACGGACCGCCGGCGCGCTGA
- a CDS encoding type II toxin-antitoxin system RelE/ParE family toxin has translation MLRSVVFHPEARIEFRAAVAEYEAERDGLGRAMAREVRELVELARAFPQMGSPYSVPGVRRLFPRTFPYALAYLVVDDTLFIVAVAHGRREPDYWHKRLSAPTGPV, from the coding sequence GTGCTGCGGTCGGTCGTTTTCCATCCCGAAGCCCGAATCGAGTTCCGCGCCGCGGTCGCTGAGTACGAGGCAGAGCGCGACGGGCTGGGGCGCGCGATGGCCCGAGAGGTGCGCGAGCTGGTCGAGCTCGCGCGCGCGTTCCCCCAGATGGGATCGCCCTACTCCGTGCCAGGGGTTCGTCGGCTCTTCCCCCGCACGTTCCCGTACGCCCTCGCCTATCTCGTAGTGGACGACACCTTGTTCATCGTGGCCGTCGCGCACGGCCGGCGCGAGCCCGACTACTGGCACAAACGGCTCTCGGCACCGACGGGGCCGGTATAA
- a CDS encoding type II toxin-antitoxin system RelE/ParE family toxin, which translates to MTEKPVAWLGSSLVDVRAFPKVARERLGYALDRIQRGLEPPDWKPMPSVGPGVREIRVQVGRQFRVLYVTRFAEAIYVLHAFEKKSQKTPAADIERARKRLATIRRSASEEDA; encoded by the coding sequence GTGACCGAGAAACCCGTCGCCTGGCTTGGCTCCTCCCTCGTCGACGTCCGCGCCTTCCCCAAGGTCGCCCGCGAACGCCTCGGCTATGCGCTCGACCGCATCCAACGCGGGCTTGAGCCCCCGGACTGGAAGCCCATGCCGAGCGTCGGGCCCGGCGTACGCGAGATCCGCGTGCAAGTCGGGCGGCAGTTCCGCGTGCTGTACGTGACGCGCTTCGCCGAGGCGATCTACGTGCTGCACGCGTTCGAGAAGAAGTCGCAGAAGACCCCAGCCGCAGACATCGAGCGCGCCCGCAAGCGCCTCGCCACGATTCGTCGCAGCGCCAGCGAGGAGGACGCATGA
- a CDS encoding BrnT family toxin, with protein MLDLAALLANVEGFEWDAGNTEKNVLGHGVSQGEAEEMFFVAPLVLLEDEKHSASERRFLIFGPTGSGRLLTAAFTVRRKLIRIISVRDMSRLERRRYVEAR; from the coding sequence ATGCTGGACCTCGCCGCGCTCCTTGCCAACGTCGAAGGCTTCGAGTGGGACGCCGGGAACACCGAGAAGAACGTCCTCGGCCACGGTGTCTCGCAGGGCGAGGCCGAAGAGATGTTCTTCGTCGCCCCGCTGGTCCTGCTCGAGGACGAGAAACACTCCGCCAGTGAGCGGCGGTTCCTCATCTTCGGTCCAACGGGATCGGGGCGCCTCCTCACCGCCGCCTTCACCGTCCGCCGCAAGCTCATCCGCATCATCTCCGTCCGCGACATGAGTCGCCTGGAGCGTCGCCGCTATGTCGAAGCCCGCTAA